In a single window of the Bactrocera dorsalis isolate Fly_Bdor chromosome 2, ASM2337382v1, whole genome shotgun sequence genome:
- the LOC105225865 gene encoding uncharacterized protein LOC105225865, with product MFALLLLLIPLVSSVNSQNDTESRLAASLKSSDTAAAAESKCGDTQRMVDECFKDLPPHLMEFLQTTKIANNEREIASKCIVFNKGMRCFDDYTARCLTNKTLNLFKNNVEGARRFFNRFCSDREFQKDYLQHKDCFGYIQDDWMRCTRNFQEILTEELHGEQTNVTNKFMEFCCARYAYENCIYNSARYKCYKNSAKFARDTAKMLSDEKHFTNCRQYENVLCSVGHPRSLYGGGTNALFGWTQLLLVWLPAVLLARASVGRRRA from the exons ATGTTCGCGTTACTGCTGCTGTTGATTCCCCTGGTGTCATCGGTGAATTCGCAGAATGACACCGAGTCGCGTCTGGCGGCTTCCCTCAAGAGCAGCGACACCGCAGCCGCCGCCGAGAGTAAATGCGGCGACACTCAACGCATGGTCGACGAGTGCTTTAAGGATCTGCCGCCACATTTAATGGAATTTCTGCAGACCACAAAGATTGCCAACAACGAACGCGAAATCGCATCCAAGTGCAT tgTTTTCAACAAGGGCATGAGATGCTTCGACGACTATACGGCTCGTTGTTTAACCAACAAGACACTCAATCTCTTCAAGAATAATGTGGAAGGAGCACGCAGATTTTTTAATCGCTTTTGCAGTGATCGGGAATTTCAAAAGG ATTATTTACAGCACAAGGACTGCTTCGGCTATATTCAAGACGACTGGATGCGTTGCACGCGCAATTTTCAGGAAATACTCACCGAGGAGCTGCATGGCGAGCAAACGAATGTCACCAATAAATTTATGGAGTTTTGCTG TGCACGCTACGCCTACGAAAATTGCATCTACAACAGCGCACGCTACAAATGCTACAAGAATTCGGCCAAATTTGCACGTGACACAGCCAAAATGCTCTCGGACGAAAAACACTTCACCAACTGTCGCCAATACGAGAATGTGCTGTGCAGCGTGGGTCACCCGAGATCCCTCTACGGCGGCGGCACTAACGCCCTATTTGGTTGGACACAGCTGCTGTTGGTCTGGCTACCTGCTGTGCTGCTGGCAAGAGCGAGCGTCGGCCGACGACGAGCGTAA